One Gordonia sp. SID5947 genomic region harbors:
- a CDS encoding gamma carbonic anhydrase family protein produces MAIYALGDREPTIGDDVYIHPDATVIGDVTLADGVSVWPGAVLRGDSGTITIGRRTNIQDGTVIHCTPIDATVIGDECVVGHNAHIEGATIGDHCLIASGSVVLNGSTIGTGAVVGAGAVVPFKFAVPERSMALGVPAKIRAGHEVPEGHVDLNVEMYFQNGKYYRDALRRIG; encoded by the coding sequence ATGGCTATCTATGCACTCGGCGACCGCGAACCCACCATCGGAGACGATGTCTACATCCATCCGGATGCGACGGTGATCGGCGACGTGACCCTCGCCGACGGTGTGTCGGTCTGGCCCGGCGCCGTGCTGCGCGGAGATTCGGGGACCATCACGATCGGTCGCCGGACCAACATCCAGGACGGGACCGTCATCCACTGCACCCCGATCGACGCGACGGTGATCGGCGACGAGTGCGTGGTCGGCCACAACGCGCACATCGAGGGGGCGACCATCGGGGATCATTGTCTGATCGCGTCGGGCTCGGTCGTCCTGAACGGCTCGACGATCGGGACCGGCGCGGTCGTCGGTGCCGGTGCGGTGGTGCCGTTCAAGTTCGCGGTCCCGGAGCGATCGATGGCGCTCGGGGTGCCCGCGAAGATCCGTGCGGGTCATGAGGTCCCGGAGGGCCACGTGGACCTGAACGTGGAGATGTACTTCCAGAACGGCAAGTACTACCGCGACGCACTGAGGAGGATCGGGTGA
- a CDS encoding uracil-DNA glycosylase — protein sequence MTSDASASAPKPLSDLIDPGWARVLAPVEPVIASMGQFLREENAAGRGYLPAGANVLRAFTSPFDDVRVLIVGQDPYPTPGHAVGLSFSVAQDVSPIPRSLANIYREYSEDLGYPMPANGDLTPWAKSGVLLLNRVLTVSPGEPASHRGKGWEQVTECAIKALVARDAEPLVAILWGRDAGSLKQWLPDVPVIESAHPSPLSASRGFFGSRPFSRANEALSELGADPVDWRLPA from the coding sequence GTGACCTCGGACGCAAGCGCCTCGGCGCCGAAACCGTTGTCGGACTTGATCGATCCGGGTTGGGCGAGGGTCCTGGCGCCGGTCGAGCCGGTCATCGCGTCGATGGGACAGTTCTTGCGCGAGGAGAACGCCGCCGGCCGCGGCTATCTACCCGCCGGCGCCAACGTGTTGCGTGCCTTCACGTCGCCGTTCGATGACGTGCGAGTGCTGATCGTCGGCCAGGATCCGTACCCCACCCCTGGTCATGCGGTCGGATTGAGCTTCTCCGTGGCGCAGGACGTCTCGCCCATCCCGCGATCACTGGCGAACATCTATCGGGAGTACAGCGAGGATCTCGGCTATCCGATGCCGGCGAATGGCGACCTCACGCCCTGGGCGAAATCTGGTGTGCTACTGCTCAATCGGGTGCTCACCGTCTCGCCGGGTGAGCCCGCGTCGCACCGCGGCAAAGGGTGGGAGCAGGTGACCGAGTGCGCCATCAAGGCGCTCGTCGCCCGGGATGCCGAGCCGCTCGTCGCCATCCTGTGGGGCCGGGACGCGGGCAGCCTCAAACAGTGGCTACCCGACGTCCCGGTGATCGAGTCCGCGCATCCCTCGCCGTTGTCGGCGAGCCGAGGATTCTTCGGTTCGCGGCCCTTCAGCCGGGCGAACGAAGCGCTCTCCGAGCTCGGCGCCGATCCGGTCGACTGGCGCCTGCCCGCCTGA
- a CDS encoding enoyl-CoA hydratase-related protein, whose amino-acid sequence MTAQPASTSAAPLVHQDGSVLTIAVSTSAAGTSLADDALAQGTAILHEVARGEREVGAILLVGTGANFCAGGNVRAFASADHRPTYLRGLADDFHAFVNALQAANRPVVAAVKGWAAGAGMSLVLHADVSIGGPMTRLRPAYRGIGLSPDGGLTWTLPRVVGSARARHIILTDQVIDADHALSWGLLSDVVADDEVESAARSAAEKIAAGPWEANAAARSLLTQSATRSLGDQLYAEAESISALSASPEGIEGVDAFVEKRSPDFGAARTS is encoded by the coding sequence ATGACCGCACAGCCAGCTTCCACATCCGCCGCTCCCCTCGTCCACCAGGACGGATCCGTCCTCACCATCGCCGTCTCGACGTCCGCCGCAGGGACATCTCTCGCCGACGACGCCCTCGCCCAGGGAACTGCCATCCTCCACGAGGTCGCGCGGGGCGAGCGCGAGGTCGGCGCGATCCTCCTCGTCGGCACCGGCGCCAACTTCTGCGCCGGAGGCAACGTCCGCGCATTCGCCTCCGCCGACCACCGCCCCACCTATCTGCGCGGCCTCGCCGACGACTTCCACGCGTTTGTCAACGCTCTGCAGGCTGCGAACCGACCAGTCGTCGCCGCCGTCAAGGGCTGGGCCGCGGGGGCAGGCATGAGCCTCGTCCTGCATGCCGATGTCTCGATCGGCGGCCCGATGACTCGTCTGCGGCCCGCATACCGCGGGATCGGTCTGTCGCCCGACGGCGGACTCACCTGGACTCTGCCCCGGGTCGTCGGATCCGCCCGCGCCCGGCACATCATCCTGACGGACCAGGTGATCGATGCCGACCATGCGCTCTCGTGGGGGTTGCTGTCCGACGTGGTCGCCGACGACGAGGTCGAGTCCGCCGCACGCTCGGCCGCGGAGAAGATCGCCGCCGGACCGTGGGAGGCGAACGCGGCGGCACGATCCCTGCTCACCCAGTCCGCCACGCGATCGCTCGGCGATCAGCTGTACGCCGAGGCCGAGTCGATCTCCGCGCTGTCGGCGTCGCCCGAAGGCATCGAGGGCGTCGATGCCTTCGTCGAAAAGCGCTCCCCCGATTTCGGAGCCGCCCGCACCTCCTGA
- the rpmB gene encoding 50S ribosomal protein L28, translating to MAAVCDICGKGPGFGKSVSHSHRRTNRRWNPNIQSVRVEVAPGNRKRKNVCTSCLKAGKTARV from the coding sequence ATGGCTGCCGTCTGCGATATCTGCGGCAAGGGACCGGGCTTCGGCAAGTCGGTTTCGCACTCGCACCGGCGCACGAACCGCCGGTGGAACCCGAACATTCAGTCGGTGCGCGTCGAGGTCGCGCCGGGGAACCGCAAGCGTAAGAACGTGTGCACCTCCTGCCTGAAGGCCGGCAAGACCGCACGCGTCTGA
- a CDS encoding DAK2 domain-containing protein — protein sequence MESAFDGVTTRTMNPQLLRDWAHAAVDGLEALRGEINDLNVFPIPDSDTGSNMLFTMRAAADAADRVPQDATIAAVAHAMADGAVAQARGNSGIILSQILVGLSDAAELSPDGSQMTFNHLWAAGLRLGSLAAVRAVSEPREGTVLTVIRVGAETAAGYVSESAGDLARAVADECADALERTPEQLPELASAGVVDAGGRGFLALADAMVAVLTGVAQRRRRYRGILTGGGEPGHQGNDACSGGSDMDFEVMYLLDGAAGDQIGSLRETLNELGDAVVIVGDSSAGEGERFSVHVHTCDPGKAVEAGVTRGVVSDIRISCFALDAIRAQMDTSEPLPRHKRAVVAVVTGEGSAELFGEAGAAVLRADDGLTPEALVEAIRATDSAHVVVMANGKLASQDLVTVTAATRSTRRSVVYLPTSSMVQCLSALAVHDEAESPDADTYAMAEAAAATRWGSLVRARTKMMTLAGTCEVGDVLGLIGSDVLVIAPDQTGAATALIDLMLTTGGEMVTVMAGADVDDEALDAIGVQMRRSYPGVELALYRTGQSDQLVQVGVE from the coding sequence ATGGAGTCGGCGTTCGACGGTGTCACCACCCGGACGATGAATCCGCAGCTCTTGCGGGACTGGGCGCACGCGGCCGTCGACGGCCTGGAGGCGCTGCGGGGCGAGATCAACGACCTGAACGTCTTCCCGATTCCCGACTCGGACACCGGCAGCAACATGCTGTTCACCATGCGCGCCGCGGCAGACGCCGCCGACCGCGTTCCGCAGGACGCGACGATCGCGGCGGTCGCACATGCGATGGCCGATGGCGCGGTGGCGCAGGCACGAGGGAATTCCGGCATCATCCTCTCCCAGATCCTGGTCGGGCTCTCCGACGCTGCCGAGTTGTCGCCAGACGGATCGCAGATGACGTTCAATCACCTGTGGGCGGCAGGCCTTCGCCTCGGCTCCCTCGCCGCGGTCCGGGCGGTCAGCGAGCCCAGGGAGGGGACCGTCCTGACGGTGATCCGGGTCGGCGCCGAGACCGCGGCCGGCTACGTATCCGAGTCGGCGGGCGACCTGGCGCGGGCGGTGGCCGACGAGTGTGCCGACGCGCTGGAGCGGACCCCCGAGCAACTGCCCGAGTTGGCGAGCGCAGGCGTCGTCGACGCAGGCGGACGCGGATTCCTGGCGCTCGCGGACGCAATGGTCGCGGTGCTCACCGGCGTGGCGCAACGCCGCCGGCGATATCGCGGCATCCTCACCGGAGGGGGCGAGCCCGGACATCAGGGCAACGACGCATGTTCCGGTGGCAGCGACATGGACTTCGAGGTCATGTATCTGCTCGACGGTGCGGCGGGCGATCAGATCGGTTCACTGCGCGAGACGCTGAACGAACTCGGCGACGCCGTGGTGATCGTCGGGGACAGCTCGGCGGGGGAGGGCGAGCGCTTCTCGGTCCACGTCCACACGTGTGATCCCGGGAAGGCGGTCGAGGCCGGGGTCACACGGGGTGTGGTGTCGGACATCCGCATCAGCTGTTTCGCCCTCGACGCGATCAGGGCGCAGATGGACACCTCCGAGCCGCTGCCCCGGCACAAGCGGGCCGTGGTGGCCGTGGTCACCGGCGAGGGGTCGGCCGAACTGTTCGGCGAGGCAGGGGCCGCAGTGTTGCGGGCAGACGACGGGCTCACCCCGGAGGCGCTGGTCGAGGCAATCAGGGCGACCGACAGCGCGCACGTGGTGGTGATGGCCAACGGGAAACTCGCATCGCAGGATCTGGTGACCGTGACCGCGGCGACGCGGTCGACCCGGCGATCGGTGGTCTACCTGCCGACATCGTCGATGGTCCAATGCCTTTCGGCGTTGGCGGTCCACGACGAGGCCGAATCGCCGGACGCGGACACCTACGCGATGGCGGAGGCGGCGGCCGCCACGCGCTGGGGATCGCTGGTGCGTGCCCGCACCAAGATGATGACGCTGGCCGGCACCTGCGAGGTCGGTGATGTCCTGGGACTCATCGGGTCCGACGTCCTCGTCATCGCCCCCGATCAGACCGGTGCCGCCACCGCGCTGATCGATCTGATGTTGACCACCGGTGGTGAGATGGTCACGGTGATGGCCGGAGCCGACGTCGACGACGAAGCTCTCGATGCGATCGGCGTACAGATGCGGCGGAGCTATCCGGGTGTCGAACTGGCGCTCTACCGGACCGGACAGTCGGACCAGTTGGTCCAGGTCGGGGTCGAGTAG